The proteins below are encoded in one region of Sphingobium yanoikuyae:
- a CDS encoding MBL fold metallo-hydrolase: MVDLTIHRSSEQIGGNCIEIACAGERLILDVGRPLDAPNDATDLLPASLDRAGHAHVLISHPHLDHYGLLEELPASWTIHSGEASAKLMRLTAGITGKVIDRDILPWRSGQPLDLGRFRVTPYLTDHSAFDAYMLLIEAAGKRILYSGDFRIHGRKSALVDRMMSSPPAAVDALLMEGTNLGSTKPTAHESDLEADFEGLFGRTKGRVFVAWSAQNVDRTVTLYRAAKKAGRTLVVDLYTAEVLEMLAEHGRLPQPGFDQLKVVITSTMSRMYKRKGMEAFVDRIAQSGHAISGRALARNAARWVVMLRGSLIADYDRSGVVPDGDDAWCWSMWRGYLESSGAPLVEWLTAGGAASCHIHTSGHASPADLLAFAKAIAPKRLVPIHSFNWDENLAGFPAICRLRDGETLSL, from the coding sequence ATGGTGGACCTGACGATCCATCGGTCCAGCGAGCAGATCGGTGGAAACTGCATCGAGATTGCCTGTGCCGGGGAACGCCTGATCCTTGATGTCGGGCGTCCTCTTGATGCGCCCAATGATGCCACTGATTTGCTGCCTGCTTCGCTCGACCGGGCTGGCCACGCCCATGTCCTCATCTCTCATCCCCATCTGGATCATTATGGGCTGCTGGAAGAACTCCCTGCGTCATGGACGATCCATAGCGGAGAGGCGTCCGCCAAGCTGATGCGACTGACCGCTGGTATCACCGGAAAGGTGATAGACCGCGACATATTACCGTGGCGCAGTGGCCAGCCTCTCGATCTCGGTCGGTTCCGCGTGACGCCTTATCTGACCGATCACTCGGCTTTTGACGCCTACATGTTGCTGATCGAGGCAGCGGGGAAGCGCATCCTCTATTCTGGCGACTTCCGGATACACGGCCGGAAATCAGCGTTGGTCGACAGGATGATGTCCAGTCCTCCGGCAGCGGTCGATGCGTTGCTGATGGAAGGCACCAATCTGGGCAGCACGAAACCTACTGCCCATGAAAGTGACTTGGAAGCTGACTTCGAAGGGTTGTTCGGGCGCACGAAAGGACGGGTGTTCGTTGCTTGGTCGGCTCAGAATGTCGATCGCACGGTCACCCTGTATCGCGCCGCGAAGAAGGCCGGAAGAACGCTGGTCGTGGACCTCTATACCGCTGAGGTTCTGGAAATGCTGGCAGAGCATGGAAGACTGCCGCAGCCCGGCTTCGATCAACTCAAGGTCGTCATCACATCCACTATGTCCCGGATGTATAAGCGAAAGGGCATGGAAGCCTTTGTCGATCGTATCGCGCAATCTGGCCACGCCATTTCAGGGAGGGCATTGGCAAGGAATGCGGCACGTTGGGTCGTCATGCTGCGCGGATCGCTGATTGCAGATTATGACAGGAGCGGCGTCGTGCCGGATGGTGACGATGCATGGTGCTGGTCGATGTGGCGCGGCTATCTCGAAAGCTCCGGCGCGCCCTTGGTGGAATGGCTGACCGCTGGTGGTGCGGCAAGCTGTCACATCCACACCAGCGGTCATGCATCGCCTGCGGACCTGCTGGCCTTCGCAAAAGCGATTGCGCCGAAGAGGCTGGTTCCGATCCACAGCTTTAACTGGGATGAAAATCTGGCGGGCTTTCCGGCGATCTGCCGATTGCGGGATGGGGAAACGTTGTCCTTATAG